The following proteins come from a genomic window of Nostoc sp. ATCC 53789:
- a CDS encoding ComF family protein produces MHTWIKNLTGLLNLFLQSHCPLCQRATSQEFCHNCTRQLQKCQRKDPMSLWKGPIPVFGWGEYGGPVKRAIAVMKYENQPQIARPLGQWLGEAWLLNSPKRDSQPVVVPIPLHPSKQKQRKYNQAALIAQSFCEITGLKLKLNGLARVRETEAQFGLSVSKREKNLAQAFAVGQEFRDRPPNVPVLLVDDIYTTGATARSAVQTLRQYGIVVLGLVAVATAVKDG; encoded by the coding sequence ATGCACACTTGGATTAAAAATCTCACGGGCTTACTTAATCTTTTTCTCCAATCCCATTGTCCACTATGCCAACGCGCAACTTCCCAAGAATTTTGTCACAACTGCACCAGACAACTTCAAAAATGTCAACGTAAAGACCCAATGTCTCTATGGAAAGGGCCAATACCAGTGTTTGGCTGGGGAGAGTATGGTGGCCCAGTGAAACGAGCGATCGCTGTGATGAAATACGAAAATCAACCCCAAATAGCTCGTCCTTTGGGTCAATGGTTAGGAGAAGCATGGTTGTTAAATTCACCTAAGCGAGATAGCCAGCCTGTGGTGGTTCCCATTCCCCTGCACCCTAGCAAGCAAAAGCAACGTAAATACAATCAAGCTGCACTAATAGCACAAAGCTTCTGCGAAATAACTGGATTAAAATTGAAACTAAACGGTTTAGCCAGAGTCCGAGAAACTGAAGCGCAATTTGGTTTATCGGTATCTAAGCGAGAAAAAAACTTGGCTCAAGCTTTTGCTGTCGGACAAGAATTTCGCGATCGCCCCCCAAATGTTCCTGTGCTGTTAGTGGACGACATTTATACTACTGGTGCTACTGCCAGGTCTGCTGTGCAAACTCTTCGTCAGTATGGAATAGTGGTCTTAGGATTAGTAGCAGTAGCCACTGCCGTTAAAGACGGATAA
- a CDS encoding GNAT family N-acetyltransferase, whose protein sequence is MKNYYQDFIIRDWVASDRTRAAEVISYVLSEYGLGWEPNGADRDVLRVEEYYLATGGEFWVIEHQSQLVGTGAYYPIHRGEKAVEIRKMYLLPSIRGLGLGKYLLQQLEAAIAERGFGQIWIETASVLVEAVKLYESNGYTPSTGVETTRCDRVYFKSLVIGH, encoded by the coding sequence ATGAAAAACTATTATCAAGATTTTATAATTCGTGATTGGGTCGCCAGCGATCGCACTAGAGCCGCCGAAGTCATCAGTTATGTATTATCAGAATACGGTCTGGGTTGGGAACCCAACGGCGCTGACCGAGATGTATTGCGAGTAGAGGAATATTATTTAGCTACTGGGGGGGAGTTTTGGGTAATTGAACACCAAAGCCAGTTAGTAGGAACTGGGGCATACTACCCCATACACCGAGGTGAAAAAGCTGTAGAAATCCGCAAAATGTATCTTTTGCCCAGCATTAGGGGTTTGGGATTAGGAAAATATTTGTTACAACAGCTAGAAGCAGCGATCGCAGAGCGTGGTTTTGGGCAAATTTGGATTGAAACCGCCAGTGTTTTGGTGGAAGCAGTCAAGCTGTATGAAAGCAACGGCTACACTCCATCAACGGGAGTAGAAACAACACGCTGCGATCGCGTGTATTTTAAGTCATTAGTCATTGGTCATTAG
- a CDS encoding alkaline phosphatase PhoX → MTFSRRKFFAIAGTTAVGTLMVSPMKGLLAQQAYGSRYGIGYGPLLPDPNGLLDLPSGFRYQVISRTGTLMSDGSLEPSNHDGMAAFPGPRNTIILVRNHELSNTSGTKVQVPNPYDPICRGGTTTLIVGRDRKLIKEFSSLGGTIRNCAGGLTPWGSWISCEEDVTIPTATNGVTKPHGYNFEVPAKATSPVEPVPLVEMGRFNHEAVAVDPKTGIVYQTEDSGSSLFYRFIPKQYGNLKAGGTLQALRIKDRPEVNTTTGFVVGQKWDVDWVTIPEPNPTTVDNVRVQGRSLGAARFNRGEGIWYDDNKGKKDKNGKDDKKSKGEFYFTATSGGPVGGGQVWRYIPGEETIELFVESQSKDELDMPDNLVVAPFGDLILCEDGSGDNFLIGITPSGEIYKFARNALQTGEFAGACFSPDGDTLFVNIQSPGITLAIWGPWTGYRGYRD, encoded by the coding sequence TGTTGGCACTTTGATGGTGTCTCCTATGAAGGGTCTTCTTGCCCAACAAGCCTATGGATCAAGATATGGCATAGGATATGGGCCACTTTTACCAGATCCCAATGGCTTGTTAGATTTACCAAGTGGATTTCGGTATCAAGTTATATCTCGCACAGGCACTCTCATGAGCGATGGGAGTTTAGAGCCTAGTAATCATGATGGAATGGCAGCCTTTCCTGGGCCCAGAAACACAATAATCCTGGTTCGCAATCACGAACTTAGCAATACTTCTGGTACAAAAGTACAAGTGCCCAATCCCTACGATCCTATTTGCAGAGGTGGCACTACAACTCTAATTGTTGGGCGCGATCGCAAACTGATCAAAGAGTTCAGTTCTCTTGGTGGAACCATTCGTAACTGTGCAGGTGGTCTAACTCCTTGGGGCTCATGGATTAGCTGCGAAGAAGATGTAACCATACCAACTGCGACGAATGGAGTCACTAAGCCACATGGTTATAACTTTGAGGTTCCAGCTAAGGCCACCTCTCCTGTTGAACCAGTACCTCTAGTTGAAATGGGACGGTTTAATCATGAGGCTGTAGCTGTAGATCCCAAAACTGGAATTGTTTATCAGACTGAAGATAGTGGAAGTAGCCTCTTCTATCGTTTTATCCCGAAACAGTATGGCAATTTAAAAGCAGGAGGCACTCTCCAAGCTCTGAGGATCAAGGATAGACCAGAGGTTAACACCACTACCGGTTTCGTAGTAGGACAGAAATGGGATGTAGATTGGGTGACTATTCCTGAGCCAAACCCTACTACTGTAGATAATGTCAGAGTCCAAGGTCGTAGCTTAGGTGCAGCCCGGTTTAACCGTGGGGAAGGCATTTGGTACGATGACAACAAGGGCAAGAAAGACAAAAACGGCAAGGATGACAAGAAGAGCAAAGGTGAATTTTACTTCACTGCTACAAGTGGTGGCCCTGTAGGGGGTGGTCAGGTATGGCGCTACATTCCGGGTGAAGAGACAATTGAACTGTTTGTCGAGTCTCAATCTAAAGATGAACTCGATATGCCCGATAACCTAGTCGTAGCACCTTTTGGCGATCTTATCCTCTGTGAGGACGGAAGCGGTGACAATTTCTTGATAGGTATTACTCCCAGTGGTGAAATCTACAAATTTGCACGTAACGCCCTCCAAACTGGTGAGTTTGCTGGAGCCTGCTTCTCACCCGATGGTGATACTTTGTTCGTTAACATTCAAAGCCCTGGTATTACTTTAGCTATCTGGGGCCCTTGGACAGGTTATAGAGGTTATAGAGACTAA